One genomic segment of Vibrio nitrifigilis includes these proteins:
- a CDS encoding DUF3389 family protein, with the protein MLVEFSQGKIIVTTHEVVVKLAAPSQCTLHAQSEAISLFSGANVMVANTGAVKWTITLDNPQQLNILSEQLGCDIQ; encoded by the coding sequence ATGTTAGTTGAATTTAGTCAGGGTAAAATTATAGTGACGACTCATGAAGTTGTCGTCAAACTTGCTGCTCCGAGTCAGTGTACGCTTCATGCACAAAGCGAGGCGATTTCCTTATTCTCTGGGGCAAACGTTATGGTGGCCAATACTGGTGCAGTAAAATGGACCATCACTTTGGATAATCCGCAACAACTGAATATTCTATCTGAACAATTAGGCTGCGATATTCAATAA
- a CDS encoding hotdog fold thioesterase — MKIWKKPISLDILNQTSQNTLIDHLGIVYTEITDETLSATMPVCSFTHQPLGMLHGGASVVLAETLGSVAANFAVSEQEFCVGLDINANHVRSAREGTVTGTAVSLHRGVSTQVWQINITDERGRLICTSRLTIAVRKVRQQG; from the coding sequence ATGAAAATTTGGAAAAAGCCTATAAGTCTCGATATTCTTAATCAAACCTCACAAAATACGCTCATCGATCATTTAGGGATAGTGTATACCGAAATTACCGACGAGACCCTATCAGCAACCATGCCTGTGTGTTCCTTTACTCATCAGCCACTGGGAATGTTGCATGGTGGGGCGTCTGTTGTATTAGCTGAAACGCTCGGTTCTGTGGCCGCTAACTTTGCGGTCAGCGAGCAGGAGTTCTGCGTGGGTTTAGATATTAATGCAAACCATGTTCGTTCTGCACGAGAAGGCACTGTGACCGGAACGGCTGTTTCATTGCATCGCGGCGTTTCTACCCAAGTATGGCAAATCAACATTACCGATGAGCGGGGACGTTTGATTTGTACTAGCCGTCTGACCATCGCCGTAAGAAAAGTACGCCAGCAGGGTTAA
- a CDS encoding PhnA domain-containing protein, whose product MSTEATLLARCSSKCELCSSESPLTPFVVAPHTQVTVDHAVMLCDTCKGQIEDAETVDVNHWRCLNDSMWSQEPPVQVLAWRQLKQLASENGWAQDLVDMMYMEEETQKWAEIGMDDDAEKTLDVNGVELKKGDDVTVIKDLPVKGSSLVIKQGTVVRGISLADDPKLISGKANGQSMYLIAEYCRKK is encoded by the coding sequence ATGTCTACTGAAGCAACTTTACTTGCACGCTGCAGCTCAAAATGTGAACTATGTTCTAGTGAGAGTCCTTTAACTCCTTTTGTTGTTGCACCACACACTCAAGTTACAGTCGATCACGCTGTAATGCTATGTGACACCTGTAAAGGTCAAATCGAAGACGCTGAGACAGTAGATGTCAACCACTGGCGTTGTCTAAACGATAGCATGTGGAGCCAAGAGCCTCCTGTTCAAGTATTAGCATGGCGTCAACTTAAGCAACTAGCGAGTGAAAACGGCTGGGCGCAAGATCTTGTTGACATGATGTACATGGAAGAAGAGACCCAAAAATGGGCTGAAATCGGTATGGATGATGATGCCGAAAAGACACTTGATGTAAATGGTGTTGAACTTAAAAAAGGTGATGACGTAACAGTCATCAAAGATTTGCCAGTCAAAGGCTCATCTCTCGTCATCAAACAAGGTACTGTTGTTCGTGGTATCAGCTTAGCAGATGATCCTAAACTGATTTCTGGCAAAGCGAACGGTCAATCAATGTACTTAATCGCTGAATATTGTCGTAAAAAATAA